The following coding sequences lie in one Niabella agricola genomic window:
- a CDS encoding FecR family protein, with amino-acid sequence MTSAAGRLTELFNKQLEHDLSEAERQELFSYAMREELQPVLRKLVHAAWHKTNDATDLPPEKAAKMLERILAGSKQPARARRNRVIWAKWTAVAAASVLIIFGAVFWYTRSQKGSLPPVDKVVFQDVKPGTTGALLTLSDGRQVALDSLGNHVIADESGAEAVLKNGRLQYNAQTDGRPVQHTVSTPRGRQFELVLPDGSKAWLNSASSISFPTAFAGPLREVSISGEVYFEVTKQPSAVPFIVSCNHQKITVLGTRFNVNSYPENADVKTTLLEGKVRVQSDQYPAERVLAPGQQSVVAANVPIKVQDVDIDQVMAWKRGYFNFSNISFAEIMQQLSRWYDIDVTYEGKIPQVEFEGKLNRGVNLSRVLEFFKDSGIRFRMENKTLVIY; translated from the coding sequence ATGACATCTGCAGCGGGAAGATTGACCGAGCTATTTAACAAGCAGCTTGAGCATGACTTATCGGAAGCCGAACGGCAGGAACTTTTTTCGTATGCCATGCGGGAGGAGCTGCAGCCGGTTTTACGCAAATTGGTACATGCGGCCTGGCATAAAACCAACGACGCTACAGACCTGCCTCCAGAAAAGGCAGCAAAAATGCTGGAACGTATCCTGGCTGGTTCAAAACAACCGGCGCGCGCACGGCGTAACAGGGTAATCTGGGCGAAATGGACGGCGGTTGCAGCTGCTTCTGTCCTTATTATTTTTGGTGCGGTCTTTTGGTATACCCGTAGTCAGAAAGGATCGCTCCCTCCTGTTGACAAGGTTGTATTCCAGGATGTAAAACCGGGAACTACAGGCGCACTGCTCACATTGTCGGACGGTCGCCAGGTAGCGTTGGACAGCCTGGGAAATCATGTGATTGCTGATGAAAGCGGTGCTGAAGCCGTACTGAAAAACGGCAGACTCCAGTATAATGCTCAAACGGATGGCCGGCCGGTACAGCATACCGTGTCTACTCCCCGCGGAAGGCAATTTGAGCTGGTGTTGCCGGATGGATCGAAAGCCTGGCTCAACAGCGCCTCTTCCATTTCATTTCCTACCGCTTTTGCCGGTCCATTACGGGAAGTAAGCATTAGCGGCGAGGTTTATTTTGAGGTAACCAAACAACCGTCGGCCGTGCCGTTCATCGTTTCCTGTAACCACCAAAAAATAACGGTGCTCGGTACCCGTTTCAATGTAAACAGCTATCCCGAAAACGCAGATGTAAAAACCACACTGCTTGAAGGAAAAGTAAGGGTGCAATCGGATCAGTACCCGGCCGAAAGGGTATTGGCTCCGGGTCAGCAATCCGTTGTGGCCGCAAACGTTCCCATAAAAGTTCAGGATGTTGATATCGACCAGGTAATGGCCTGGAAACGGGGCTATTTCAATTTCTCCAATATTTCGTTTGCAGAAATCATGCAACAGCTGTCGCGCTGGTATGATATCGACGTAACGTATGAAGGTAAGATTCCACAGGTAGAGTTTGAAGGCAAGCTGAACCGTGGGGTAAATTTATCGCGCGTGCTTGAATTTTTTAAAGACTCCGGAATCCGGTTTCGGATGGAAAATAAAACCCTTGTTATCTATTAA
- the msrB gene encoding peptide-methionine (R)-S-oxide reductase MsrB, whose amino-acid sequence MKYVPVLLITISVLFQHCGYSQSRPGSKPDSINMKKENNPVYSRSDSTKVNLTEDEWKKILPAEVYYIARQKGTERPWTSKYETSKEIGTYYCAACGNPLFKSDTKFESGCGWPSFYEPISKTSVIYLEDRSHGMVRTEVECGRCKAHLGHVFEDGPPPTGLRYCINGVILDFEKAKKAEEGYKKQ is encoded by the coding sequence ATGAAATATGTACCGGTATTATTGATTACCATCAGCGTGTTATTTCAGCATTGCGGCTATTCTCAATCCAGGCCCGGCTCCAAACCGGATTCAATCAATATGAAAAAAGAAAACAACCCCGTATACTCCCGCTCCGATAGTACAAAAGTCAACCTGACTGAAGACGAATGGAAAAAAATACTGCCCGCAGAAGTATATTATATCGCCCGGCAAAAGGGAACGGAGCGTCCCTGGACCAGCAAATATGAGACATCGAAAGAAATTGGTACTTATTATTGTGCTGCCTGCGGCAATCCTTTATTTAAGAGCGATACCAAGTTTGAAAGCGGGTGCGGCTGGCCCAGTTTTTACGAACCCATCAGTAAAACCAGTGTTATTTACCTGGAAGACCGCTCTCATGGCATGGTTCGCACTGAGGTAGAATGCGGGCGCTGTAAAGCACATCTGGGCCATGTATTCGAAGATGGCCCGCCCCCTACAGGCCTGCGTTATTGCATCAACGGCGTTATCCTGGATTTTGAAAAAGCGAAAAAAGCAGAGGAAGGGTATAAAAAGCAATAG
- a CDS encoding alpha-L-rhamnosidase: protein MNKKLLVLALCACALTATAQSEVKNLRTENRVDPLGLDVLQPRFSWQLESGKRNVMQTAYEIRVVTNKSNVWSSGKVLSDSSVHVTYKGAALKSGEKYQWQVRVWDNSGKASAWSRTAGFQMALLQPSDWQASWITPGYEEDATMRPSPLMRKEFNIAKKIARATAYITAHGMYEAAVNGNRVGDAHFTPGWTSYKKRLQYQTYDVTRLLQQGHNALAVTLGSGWYRGTIGYTNHNNFYGKDIALLLQLQIDYTDGTKEVVVSDGSWKSSTGAITYSEIYNGETIDARKDKTGWMRAGYNDASWSAVKTASFDKANLLATYNEMISAQEVFKPVKVFKTPAGETVLDFGQNLVGWVRVKARGNAGDSIKLQHAEVLTKAGDFYTENLRAAKAQNIYVLKGGETETFHPHFTWQGFRYVKVEGYPGTVIPENFEAIAFYSDMEPTGTFTTSNPLINQLQHNIQWGQKGNFLDVPTDCPQRDERLGWTGDAQAFFRTASFNMGVNNFFTKWLKDLEADQIDGRVPHVIPNVLGNNANSAGWADVATIVPWQLYLAYGDKRTLAAQYNSMKNYVESVRKTTRNDLWNTGFHFGDWLFYRPGDDNDGRSAVTDKYLIAQCFYAHSVQLLINAATVLGYTSDAAAYTQLLQNVKAAFVKEYLTPSGRLVSSTQTAYVLALHFDMLPEALRKQAAERLVENIKSYNNHLTTGFLGTPYLCHVLTRFGYTDMAYTLLLQESYPSWLYPVKMGATTIWERWDGIKPDGSFQTPSMNSYNHYAYGAIGDWMYRKMVGLDTEEDGVGYKHIKVKPHIGGNFKQAAASLKTYYGLTKAGWEVTDGNIVMDVEVPANTRATVYLPVKDAGGVTESGKPLSSVKEIKELGSEDGYLKIETGSGKYRFTLPGK from the coding sequence ATGAACAAGAAATTATTGGTGCTTGCCCTTTGCGCCTGTGCGCTTACCGCAACGGCACAATCTGAAGTAAAAAACCTACGTACCGAAAACAGGGTCGATCCCCTTGGACTGGATGTACTGCAGCCCCGGTTTAGCTGGCAGCTGGAAAGCGGTAAGCGTAATGTAATGCAAACCGCTTACGAAATCCGTGTGGTAACTAATAAAAGCAATGTATGGAGTAGCGGTAAAGTGCTTTCTGACTCCTCCGTACATGTAACATATAAAGGTGCAGCCTTAAAGAGCGGTGAAAAATACCAATGGCAGGTAAGGGTTTGGGACAATAGCGGGAAAGCCTCAGCATGGAGCCGTACGGCGGGCTTTCAAATGGCCCTGTTGCAGCCATCCGACTGGCAGGCCAGCTGGATTACGCCGGGTTATGAGGAAGATGCCACCATGCGGCCCAGTCCCCTCATGCGCAAAGAATTCAACATTGCAAAAAAAATTGCCCGTGCTACGGCCTATATTACAGCCCACGGCATGTATGAAGCAGCCGTTAATGGAAACCGCGTAGGCGATGCCCATTTTACCCCCGGCTGGACCTCCTATAAAAAAAGACTGCAATACCAAACCTATGATGTTACCCGCCTGTTGCAGCAAGGCCACAACGCATTAGCGGTTACCCTTGGAAGCGGCTGGTACCGTGGTACCATCGGCTATACCAACCATAACAATTTTTATGGTAAAGACATCGCGTTATTGCTGCAACTTCAGATCGACTACACGGACGGAACAAAAGAAGTAGTGGTTTCTGACGGCTCCTGGAAATCTTCGACCGGAGCCATTACCTATTCGGAAATCTATAACGGAGAAACCATTGATGCCCGTAAGGATAAAACCGGATGGATGCGGGCGGGGTACAACGATGCCAGCTGGAGCGCAGTAAAAACAGCTTCCTTTGATAAAGCAAACCTGCTGGCTACCTATAATGAAATGATCTCCGCGCAGGAAGTATTCAAACCCGTAAAAGTATTCAAAACGCCTGCTGGTGAAACCGTGCTGGATTTTGGGCAAAACCTGGTTGGCTGGGTGCGTGTAAAGGCAAGGGGAAATGCCGGAGATTCCATAAAGCTGCAGCATGCAGAAGTACTGACCAAGGCCGGTGATTTTTATACAGAAAACCTGAGAGCGGCAAAAGCACAGAATATTTACGTGCTGAAAGGCGGAGAAACAGAAACCTTTCATCCGCATTTTACCTGGCAGGGATTCCGGTATGTTAAAGTAGAAGGGTATCCTGGCACGGTGATTCCCGAAAACTTTGAGGCCATTGCATTTTATTCGGATATGGAGCCGACCGGAACTTTTACCACATCTAATCCGCTGATCAACCAGCTGCAGCACAATATCCAGTGGGGACAAAAGGGGAACTTTTTAGATGTGCCAACTGATTGCCCACAACGCGACGAACGGCTGGGCTGGACGGGCGACGCGCAGGCCTTCTTCCGTACAGCGTCCTTTAATATGGGTGTAAATAATTTCTTTACAAAATGGTTAAAAGACCTGGAGGCAGACCAGATCGATGGCCGGGTGCCGCACGTAATACCCAATGTGCTGGGCAATAACGCCAATAGTGCCGGCTGGGCCGATGTAGCTACCATTGTTCCCTGGCAGCTGTACCTGGCTTATGGCGACAAGCGTACCCTGGCGGCACAGTACAATAGTATGAAAAACTATGTGGAAAGCGTTCGTAAAACCACCAGGAATGATCTCTGGAACACGGGTTTTCACTTTGGGGACTGGCTGTTCTACCGTCCCGGTGATGATAACGATGGCCGGTCTGCAGTAACCGATAAATACCTGATTGCACAGTGTTTTTATGCGCATTCGGTGCAGTTGCTGATCAATGCAGCTACTGTACTGGGCTACACTTCTGATGCTGCTGCTTATACGCAATTATTACAGAACGTAAAAGCGGCCTTTGTAAAGGAATACCTGACACCTTCCGGCAGGCTGGTATCCAGCACGCAAACCGCATATGTGCTGGCACTGCATTTTGATATGTTGCCCGAAGCATTGCGGAAACAGGCGGCAGAACGATTGGTTGAAAATATCAAAAGCTATAACAATCATCTTACAACCGGGTTTCTGGGAACTCCCTATCTCTGTCATGTACTCACCCGTTTTGGTTATACGGATATGGCGTATACCCTGTTGTTACAGGAGAGCTATCCTTCCTGGTTGTACCCTGTAAAAATGGGAGCCACTACCATCTGGGAGCGCTGGGATGGCATCAAGCCGGATGGCAGTTTTCAAACGCCCTCTATGAACTCTTATAATCATTATGCATACGGGGCTATCGGCGACTGGATGTACCGGAAAATGGTGGGGCTGGATACCGAAGAGGACGGTGTTGGCTACAAGCATATAAAAGTAAAACCGCATATCGGGGGTAATTTTAAGCAGGCTGCCGCATCTTTAAAAACCTACTATGGCCTTACAAAAGCTGGTTGGGAAGTAACGGATGGCAATATTGTGATGGATGTAGAAGTGCCCGCCAATACCCGCGCAACGGTATATCTTCCGGTTAAGGATGCCGGTGGTGTTACAGAATCCGGTAAGCCGCTGTCTTCAGTAAAGGAGATCAAAGAACTTGGATCAGAAGACGGATACCTGAAAATTGAAACCGGATCGGGTAAATACCGGTTTACTCTACCAGGTAAATAA
- a CDS encoding SET domain-containing protein-lysine N-methyltransferase: MPSSKRLFVKTSTLPNAGKGLFTKVAIAKKEIVTEYTGDLLTWKEVADDADNGYIFHINDDAVIDASKHPKSFGRYANDAAGLQRVKGIRNNAEYVEEGTRVFLVAKTDIPAGSEIFVSYGPQYWKQVRENIRFDRQAEKEKSKR; the protein is encoded by the coding sequence ATGCCATCGTCGAAGCGTTTATTTGTGAAAACTTCTACCCTTCCTAATGCCGGTAAGGGTCTGTTTACAAAAGTTGCCATAGCCAAAAAAGAAATTGTTACCGAATATACCGGTGACCTGCTGACCTGGAAGGAGGTTGCGGATGATGCTGATAACGGGTATATATTTCATATCAATGATGATGCTGTGATTGATGCCAGTAAGCACCCAAAATCTTTTGGACGTTATGCCAACGATGCCGCGGGATTGCAACGCGTAAAAGGAATCCGGAACAACGCCGAGTACGTAGAAGAAGGCACCCGGGTGTTCCTGGTAGCGAAAACTGATATTCCGGCGGGCAGCGAAATTTTTGTGTCCTACGGACCACAATACTGGAAACAGGTAAGGGAGAATATCCGGTTTGACCGCCAGGCTGAAAAGGAAAAATCCAAACGGTAA
- the pnuC gene encoding nicotinamide riboside transporter PnuC, giving the protein MANWISVFIEQIRGTSLLEWLGAGLGAAEVLLAKANKVWLYPAGILSVLISIYIFLTEGLYAESALNLYYLVMSIYGWWFWVFKRSVKPLPVTRATKQEWYTTLWIALGGFLVLYFVLRYLTDSTVPVMDAFVSATAWAGMWLLAKRKLENWILLNISNAVAIPLLFYKQLPLYALLTLFLFIVAIFGFLEWKRGLEKTEQ; this is encoded by the coding sequence ATGGCAAACTGGATCAGTGTTTTTATTGAACAGATCAGGGGTACCAGTCTCTTGGAGTGGCTGGGCGCTGGCCTGGGCGCTGCAGAAGTGCTGCTGGCAAAAGCCAACAAAGTTTGGCTGTACCCGGCGGGTATTCTTTCTGTACTTATCAGCATTTATATCTTTCTTACGGAAGGACTGTATGCCGAAAGCGCTCTGAACCTGTACTACCTGGTAATGAGTATTTACGGATGGTGGTTTTGGGTATTTAAACGGTCTGTGAAACCGTTGCCTGTTACCCGGGCCACAAAACAAGAATGGTATACGACCCTGTGGATTGCATTGGGCGGATTCCTGGTGCTGTATTTCGTACTCCGGTATCTTACAGATTCCACGGTGCCGGTAATGGACGCATTTGTAAGCGCTACGGCCTGGGCAGGGATGTGGCTGCTGGCAAAACGAAAACTGGAAAACTGGATCCTGCTCAATATCAGCAATGCGGTGGCAATTCCGCTTTTGTTTTATAAACAGCTTCCACTGTATGCCCTGTTAACCCTTTTCTTATTTATCGTGGCGATCTTCGGCTTTCTGGAGTGGAAACGCGGGCTTGAAAAAACTGAACAATGA
- a CDS encoding acyl-CoA dehydrogenase family protein, translating into MMDQKTAMQLAHFIKEADRQACLTPEQLEIIYREKWFRLFVPRSQNGLELSLPEGLRIEEALAKIDGSLGWTVTLCSGATQFTGYLPPSLTDVIFKDPAACFGGSGALTGIAKETSDGYIVTGSWKYATGAPYCTHFTANCTIEKDGQLLTDEVGTPVYRSFLFTREEVAIQKDWDTMGLRATASERFSVTDLWVPWERSFRIQPEAATLAGIIYQYPFPQFAEATLAVNSLGMARHFLEAVQKWIQPKLRKEILHASSVNQAWQKWQLADGFLQKLRGQFYAAVDDSWELLSKQGSVPEALLVRVSRQSRLLARFSRKMVADLYPYCGVNATQNGTELNQVFRDIFTASQHLLLNAPA; encoded by the coding sequence ATGATGGATCAGAAAACAGCCATGCAATTGGCGCATTTTATAAAAGAGGCCGACCGGCAGGCCTGTCTTACGCCGGAACAACTGGAGATTATTTATCGTGAGAAATGGTTCCGGCTTTTTGTTCCCAGGTCGCAAAACGGACTGGAACTCAGTCTGCCGGAAGGACTAAGAATTGAAGAAGCCCTGGCAAAAATCGATGGAAGCCTGGGCTGGACGGTTACACTTTGCAGTGGCGCCACACAGTTTACCGGTTACCTGCCGCCATCTCTTACCGATGTCATTTTCAAAGATCCGGCGGCTTGCTTTGGAGGCAGCGGGGCCCTGACGGGTATTGCAAAGGAAACTTCTGACGGTTATATAGTAACAGGTTCGTGGAAATATGCTACCGGCGCCCCGTATTGTACCCATTTTACCGCAAACTGTACGATTGAAAAAGACGGGCAACTCCTTACCGATGAGGTAGGTACCCCGGTTTACAGGTCCTTTTTATTTACCCGGGAGGAGGTTGCCATTCAAAAAGACTGGGATACCATGGGGCTGAGAGCAACCGCCAGTGAGCGTTTTAGTGTAACGGACTTATGGGTTCCCTGGGAACGCAGCTTTCGCATCCAACCGGAAGCCGCCACCCTGGCGGGAATTATTTACCAGTATCCCTTCCCGCAATTTGCCGAAGCTACCCTTGCCGTTAACAGTCTTGGAATGGCCCGGCATTTCCTGGAAGCGGTACAAAAATGGATCCAGCCAAAACTCCGGAAAGAAATCCTGCACGCCAGTTCTGTGAACCAGGCCTGGCAAAAATGGCAGCTGGCGGATGGTTTCCTGCAAAAATTACGCGGACAGTTTTATGCCGCCGTGGACGACTCCTGGGAACTGTTGTCAAAACAGGGATCAGTTCCGGAAGCACTGTTGGTGCGGGTTTCGAGGCAAAGCCGGTTGCTGGCCCGATTTTCAAGGAAAATGGTTGCCGACCTGTATCCTTACTGCGGAGTGAATGCTACGCAAAATGGTACGGAGCTCAACCAGGTATTCCGGGATATTTTTACGGCGAGTCAGCACCTGCTACTAAATGCCCCGGCATAA
- a CDS encoding thioredoxin family protein has product MMNFQEYLEVMHTILAADKPAPPYDNADYFQYTKMNASRMNRWLKQNPVTEATRAVLSSISRKQQWVVITEPWCGDAAHIVPILYLMSQLNDHIDFKLQLRDSGSEIENYLTNGTRSIPILIVRDENGNDLFHWGPRPAAATEVYNALKAKKAGFEETKMALQQVYNNDKSKGIQQEVSALLAMHH; this is encoded by the coding sequence ATGATGAATTTTCAGGAATACTTGGAGGTAATGCATACCATCCTGGCTGCGGACAAGCCGGCCCCTCCTTATGATAACGCCGACTATTTTCAATATACAAAAATGAACGCCTCGCGCATGAACCGCTGGCTCAAACAGAATCCGGTTACCGAAGCAACCAGGGCCGTTTTGTCTTCCATCAGCCGGAAGCAGCAATGGGTTGTAATCACCGAACCCTGGTGCGGAGATGCCGCGCATATTGTGCCCATCCTCTATCTTATGAGCCAGCTGAATGATCACATTGATTTTAAGTTACAGTTAAGGGATTCCGGCTCTGAGATCGAAAACTATCTTACCAATGGCACACGGTCCATTCCCATTTTAATCGTACGTGATGAAAACGGAAACGACCTCTTTCACTGGGGTCCCAGGCCGGCCGCCGCAACAGAAGTTTATAATGCCTTGAAAGCGAAAAAAGCCGGTTTTGAAGAAACAAAAATGGCCCTTCAGCAGGTTTATAACAACGATAAAAGCAAGGGGATTCAACAGGAGGTAAGTGCCTTACTGGCGATGCATCACTAA
- a CDS encoding SRPBCC family protein has product MKFVRGILLFLIFVVISLFTLSFFAPDQQTVTKSIVIHAPVKKVYDQMVLLQNFNNWSVWGQSDSTIRYTTNQLPDGQVGTTVMWEGNALLSGKGKIALTGLLPEKQITHHISLQEPQKFEADSRFDLKQQDDQTTVVTWTFTLPSKKPWNVFNIFYSLEKEKGAEFDRGLQALKLIIEKSPVKDRNTPQVTTGYFQLTNYVAIKQRVLWADLPSFFTTHFHHLEHYTLKDSVTSPLRVGLFYKTDQKELQSDVAAAVEIPAGFHPQLQTPEERISLPASKTIEATFKGDQAIKDLAYKTLDNYVAAKQLKVKTPVIEQYNGRDSTTRIIYLVE; this is encoded by the coding sequence ATGAAATTTGTCAGAGGTATTCTCCTGTTCCTGATCTTTGTGGTGATTTCATTATTCACCCTTTCTTTTTTTGCCCCGGATCAACAAACGGTTACCAAATCAATTGTCATCCATGCCCCGGTAAAAAAAGTATATGATCAGATGGTCCTCCTGCAAAACTTCAATAACTGGTCGGTTTGGGGCCAGTCCGATTCCACCATCCGTTATACTACAAATCAACTGCCGGATGGGCAGGTGGGTACCACGGTTATGTGGGAAGGAAACGCACTGCTGTCCGGAAAAGGAAAAATTGCTTTAACCGGTCTCCTGCCCGAAAAACAGATCACGCATCACATCAGTTTACAGGAACCTCAAAAATTTGAAGCCGATTCCCGCTTCGATCTAAAGCAGCAGGATGACCAAACAACGGTTGTTACCTGGACCTTTACGCTTCCTTCAAAAAAGCCCTGGAATGTGTTCAATATCTTTTACAGTCTGGAAAAGGAAAAAGGCGCTGAGTTTGACAGGGGATTACAGGCGCTGAAGCTGATCATTGAAAAATCGCCGGTCAAAGACCGGAATACACCCCAGGTTACCACGGGTTATTTTCAGCTTACCAATTACGTGGCCATTAAACAGCGGGTGCTTTGGGCCGACCTGCCCAGCTTTTTTACCACGCATTTTCACCATCTGGAACATTATACGCTCAAAGACAGCGTTACGTCCCCTCTGCGCGTGGGTCTTTTCTATAAAACGGATCAAAAGGAGTTGCAAAGCGATGTGGCAGCCGCAGTGGAGATCCCCGCCGGATTTCATCCCCAGCTGCAAACGCCCGAAGAACGGATCAGCCTGCCTGCATCCAAAACCATCGAAGCAACTTTTAAAGGCGATCAGGCCATAAAAGACCTGGCTTATAAAACCCTTGACAATTATGTAGCCGCCAAACAGCTCAAAGTGAAAACGCCGGTTATTGAGCAATACAATGGAAGGGACTCTACTACGCGGATTATTTACCTGGTAGAGTAA
- a CDS encoding RNA polymerase sigma factor has translation MQEWLQLIAEGNEGAFRQLFDAYRPRMYTYLLRITGSEDVAEDSVQDIFLKLWKDRARLAHIENFNAYLHRMAQNQAYSRFRSLAKEALILAELKDNTFSPRHPEHELVFKEVREQIIDLISQLSPQQRSVFLLSREAGLKHEEIARKMGITVLTVKKHMSVALRTLRKEIANGYSLLILFLIKY, from the coding sequence ATGCAAGAATGGCTTCAGTTAATTGCAGAAGGCAATGAAGGTGCTTTCCGGCAACTGTTTGATGCGTACAGGCCCCGTATGTATACCTACCTGCTCCGGATTACCGGCTCGGAAGATGTTGCAGAAGATTCCGTGCAGGACATTTTTTTAAAACTCTGGAAAGACCGTGCAAGGCTTGCTCATATCGAAAATTTTAATGCTTATCTGCATCGAATGGCCCAAAACCAGGCCTACAGCCGTTTTCGAAGCCTGGCAAAAGAGGCGCTGATCCTTGCAGAGTTAAAAGATAACACGTTCAGTCCCCGGCATCCGGAGCACGAGCTGGTTTTTAAAGAAGTGCGGGAGCAGATCATCGACCTGATAAGTCAGTTAAGTCCTCAACAGCGTTCTGTTTTTTTGCTCAGTCGCGAAGCTGGGCTGAAACATGAAGAAATCGCCCGGAAAATGGGCATTACCGTACTTACGGTTAAGAAACATATGTCGGTAGCACTGCGCACATTACGTAAAGAAATTGCAAACGGTTACAGCCTCCTCATCCTGTTTTTAATAAAGTATTAA
- the obgE gene encoding GTPase ObgE yields the protein MEKSNFVDQIRIFCRSGHGGAGIKHFLRDKFTSKGGPDGGDGGRGAHIILKGNRNLWTLLHLRYYKNILAENGENGGHNNCTGRSGKDVVIEVPLGTIAMDEETGEKEAEILEDGQEIIWMPGGKGGLGNANFATPTNQAPDYAQPGLPGLEGWKILELKVLADVGLVGFPNAGKSTLLSVITAAKPKIGNYAFTTLTPNLGIVEYRDGRSFCMADMPGIIEGAAEGRGLGHRFLRHIERNPVLLFLIPADSADHRKEFDILMHELERYNPELLHKQFLIAISKSDMLDDELKAAISAEMPEHIPHLFISSVAQQGLTQLKDKLWEILNTTSEPQQ from the coding sequence ATGGAAAAAAGCAATTTTGTAGACCAGATACGGATATTTTGCCGCAGCGGACATGGAGGTGCGGGCATCAAGCATTTTTTGCGCGACAAATTTACTTCTAAGGGCGGCCCCGACGGGGGCGACGGTGGGAGAGGTGCCCATATTATTTTAAAGGGAAACCGGAACCTGTGGACCCTGCTGCATTTGCGCTATTATAAAAATATTCTGGCAGAGAATGGAGAAAACGGAGGACATAACAATTGCACCGGCCGCAGCGGAAAAGATGTAGTGATTGAAGTGCCGCTGGGTACCATTGCTATGGATGAAGAAACCGGTGAAAAAGAGGCCGAGATCCTGGAGGATGGCCAGGAGATCATTTGGATGCCCGGCGGGAAAGGTGGATTAGGGAATGCCAATTTTGCCACACCCACCAACCAGGCGCCGGACTATGCACAGCCTGGTTTACCGGGACTGGAAGGCTGGAAGATACTGGAGCTTAAAGTGCTGGCAGACGTAGGGTTGGTAGGCTTTCCTAATGCGGGAAAATCGACCCTGCTTTCCGTGATCACCGCCGCAAAGCCCAAGATTGGAAACTATGCTTTTACTACGCTTACACCCAACCTGGGCATTGTGGAATACCGCGATGGGCGTAGCTTTTGTATGGCCGATATGCCCGGGATCATTGAAGGAGCTGCAGAAGGCCGTGGACTGGGACACCGTTTCCTGCGTCATATTGAGCGTAATCCAGTATTGCTGTTTTTAATTCCTGCCGACAGCGCCGATCATCGGAAAGAATTTGATATACTGATGCATGAGCTGGAGCGGTACAATCCCGAGCTGCTGCATAAACAATTTTTAATCGCTATCTCGAAAAGCGATATGCTGGATGATGAGCTCAAGGCAGCCATCAGTGCCGAAATGCCGGAGCATATTCCGCACCTGTTTATTTCTTCGGTAGCTCAACAGGGGCTGACGCAGTTAAAAGACAAGCTCTGGGAAATCTTAAACACCACGTCCGAACCGCAGCAATAA